Proteins from a genomic interval of Musa acuminata AAA Group cultivar baxijiao chromosome BXJ1-9, Cavendish_Baxijiao_AAA, whole genome shotgun sequence:
- the LOC135593129 gene encoding E3 ubiquitin-protein ligase ATL6-like, whose translation MATTHGCRPIASAGYVVLPLALLLLTARCAHAQSSSASVPSDKYNPYFGAPSFNATMAIVIVFLVAALFLVGFLSIYIRHCAGGGSDRHGLARGTAARSRRLLLQQQMGLSPELLYTFPTLVYAEVKGLKLGKGALECAVCLSEFEDDDALRLLPPCSHAFHPECIDAWLASHVTCPVCRSNLAEAANATADRETPTVVIAADPDRETPHHPSERRVEEELRRPLDHLTIVVDKAPGEDNNEGLARIEERQRPEVGSRSGHRPPKLRRSHTTGHSVVLPGENVERYTLRLPEHVWREIFASQKLHRSTSCVSFATAVEGSWRRGSRGTGGGGAGEGSSRGGRSVRLGRSDRWPSFLIRTLSAKVPPWATVRRADGGEASVKKGEAEGSSSGKFTAVRTPFYCLGGGGSGATKSVVAAAADDDESSATGHAGRV comes from the coding sequence ATGGCTACGACGCACGGCTGCCGTCCGATCGCGTCGGCCGGCTATGTCGTCCTCCCGCTCGCGCTGCTTCTGCTCACTGCCAGGTGCGCCCACGCACAGTCCTCGTCGGCTTCGGTGCCCTCCGACAAGTACAACCCTTACTTCGGGGCGCCCAGCTTCAACGCCACCATGGCCATAGTTATCGTGTTCCTTGTGGCCGCCCTCTTCTTAGTGGGGTTCCTCTCCATCTACATCCGCCACTGCGCCGGCGGCGGCTCCGACCGACACGGCCTCGCCCGAGGAACTGCAGCCCGGTCGCGGAGGCTGCTATTGCAGCAGCAGATGGGGCTGAGCCCGGAGCTGCTGTATACGTTCCCGACATTGGTGTACGCAGAGGTGAAGGGGCTTAAGCTGGGAAAGGGCGCGCTGGAGTGCGCGGTGTGCCTCAGCGAGTTCGAGGACGACGACGCCCTCCGCCTTCTTCCTCCGTGCAGCCACGCCTTCCACCCGGAATGCATCGACGCCTGGCTCGCCTCCCACGTCACCTGCCCCGTCTGCCGTTCCAACCTTGCTGAAGCAGCCAACGCCACGGCTGACAGAGAAACCCCGACCGTGGTCATTGCCGCCGACCCGGATCGCGAGACACCCCATCATCCGTCCGAGCGGCGAGTAGAAGAGGAGTTGCGGCGGCCGCTGGATCACCTGACGATCGTCGTGGACAAGGCGCCCGGGGAGGACAATAATGAGGGATTGGCACGGATAGAGGAGAGGCAGAGACCGGAGGTGGGATCGCGATCGGGGCACCGGCCGCCGAAATTACGTCGTTCCCACACGACAGGACACTCGGTGGTTCTGCCCGGGGAGAAcgtcgagcggtacaccctgcggCTCCCGGAACACGTGTGGCGGGAGATATTTGCCTCTCAGAAGCTCCACCGGTCGACGAGCTGCGTCTCGTTTGCAACCGCCGTCGAGGGGAGCTGGCGTCGTGGGTCCCGTGGCACCGGCGGAGGAGGAGCAGGGGAGGGGAGCAGCCGCGGTGGGAGGAGCGTGCGGCTGGGTAGGTCGGACCGTTGGCCATCGTTCCTCATCCGGACGCTGTCGGCGAAGGTCCCGCCGTGGGCGACGGTGAGGAGAGCTGACGGCGGGGAGGCGTCGGTGAAGAAGGGGGAAGCAGAAGGTTCCTCGAGCGGGAAGTTCACGGCCGTGAGAACGCCGTTCTACTGCCTTGGAGGCGGGGGTAGTGGCGCCACGAAGTCCGTCGTCGCCGCCGCAGCCGACGACGACGAGTCGTCAGCTACCGGACACGCCGGGCGAGTCTGA
- the LOC135593127 gene encoding uncharacterized protein LOC135593127 has translation MMEQNSKSFAIPRCVPFLSHSHSSSMCFITTFATLLVLVLLQIQVLTSSVSTGSLSWPFFDQALHRDESSIHTELGRARSMLRDSVTFLPLKDLRFAKEPTSGHTWFMSSMNDTFEGDETLHLHFPSEASKGRLLCLSARDTSDGTQNSYALAWPEALPHDATLFPGLTFVSDTYFDYGNLWHGTSAILPFVSWHQRKECAVPDRWVLFHWGELRTSMGAWVHNLTRAAIGEVRIEDLRGHGGAGPACFEKAVVFRHNEGAMKKQRRREVYDMMRCRARADCGVTRAITDPKAIRMTLLLRLGSRSFKNESTVIRIFENECAKVDGCVVKVAWGNNMTFCDQVKLMSETDILVSPHGCQLTNLFLMDKNSSVMEFYPKGWQELAGAGQYIYSWMANWAGMQHKGSWRDPQGEECPHTDKLACFLFYKDAQIGHDEARFADWAAKVLGEVKEMKSSEASSGSRHADLAGSSIPCPCDR, from the exons ATGATGGAGCAGAATTCCAAATCCTTCGCCATCCCAAGATGCGTCCCTTTCCTCTCCCACTCCCACAGTAGCTCCATGTGCTTCATCACCACCTTCGCCACCCTCCTCGTCCTGGTCCTCCTCCAAATCCAGGTCCTCACGTCCTCTGTCTCCACCGGTTCCCTGTCATGGCCTTTCTTCGACCAGGCGTTGCATCGCGACGAATCCTCGATCCACACCGAGCTCGGTCGCGCTCGATCCATGCTCCGCGACTCCGTCACCTTCCTCCCGCTGAAGGACCTCAGGTTCGCCAAGGAGCCCACGTCGGGCCACACGTGGTTCATGAGCTCCATGAACGATACCTTCGAAGGTGACGAGACTCTGCACCTTCACTTCCCGTCGGAGGCGTCCAAGGGAAGGCTGCTCTGCCTCTCGGCCCGCGACACCTCCGACGGGACCCAGAACTCGTATGCGTTAGCATGGCCTGAGGCCCTCCCGCACGACGCTACGCTCTTTCCAGGTTTAACCTTCGTCTCAGACACCTACTTCGATTACGGCAACCTGTGGCACGGGACGTCAGCCATCCTTCCGTTCGTATCATGGCACCAGAGGAAGGAATGCGCGGTTCCCGATCGCTGGGTGCTGTTCCACTGGGGCGAGCTCAGGACCAGCATGGGCGCGTGGGTGCACAATCTCACCAGGGCAGCCATCGGGGAGGTGAGGATCGAGGACCTTCGAGGACACGGCGGCGCCGGACCGGCTTGCTTCGAGAAGGCGGTGGTGTTCAGGCATAACGAAGGGGCGATGAAGAAGCAGAGGCGGCGGGAGGTGTACGACATGATGCGGTGCAGAGCCAGAGCTGACTGCGGCGTTACTCGAGCAATCACGGATCCAAAGGCCATTCGCATGACGCTGCTGCTTCGATTGGGATCGAGGTCCTTCAAGAACGAGTCCACGGTGATCCGGATCTTCGAGAACGAGTGCGCGAAGGTGGATGGGTGCGTGGTTAAGGTTGCATGGGGCAACAACATGACGTTCTGCGACCAG GTGAAGCTAATGAGCGAGACGGACATCTTGGTGTCTCCCCACGGGTGCCAGTTGACGAACCTGTTTCTGATGGACAAGAACAGCAGCGTCATGGAGTTCTACCCCAAGGGGTGGCAGGAGCTCGCCGGCGCGGGGCAGTACATCTACAGCTGGATGGCCAACTGGGCCGGAATGCAGCACAAGGGCTCATGGCGAGATCCCCAGGGCGAGGAGTGCCCGCACACGGACAAGCTCGCGTGCTTCCTCTTCTACAAGGACGCACAGATCGGGCATGACGAGGCCCGCTTCGCCGACTGGGCGGCCAAGGTTCTGGGCGAGGTGAAAGAGATGAAGTCGAGTGAGGCATCGAGCGGAAGCCGCCATGCGGATCTTGCAGGATCATCAATTCCCTGCCCTTGTGATCGATGA
- the LOC135593130 gene encoding 2-oxoglutarate-dependent dioxygenase 19-like isoform X1: MATARFFSLPDSVKQLSDSGALSSVPTHYACRDPDAPSDVDPTLEGQIPTIDLSVLTEGDPARRSQMVRQLGRACEEWGFFVVVNHGVPETVREAMLTAAQGLFDLEEEEKAEHSGKHVMDPIRYGTSFNSKVDDLGYWRDYFKIVVHPAFHSPAKPLGFREALGQYAACTRVVGMELLRGMWESLELDEGYMNNALDLDACFQVCAVNLYPPCPQPELAMGLPPHSDHSLLTLLHQNGVDGLQVKHGSKWVHVKPPPNSFLVNTGDQMEVQERAAPGRHQWPKHEDVDRYRGGSFAGHGGGTSRPTGEPREASHVQRSEIQGVPRAPTAEQALGEVSPRPSESAMIAYWSPVIEDDEQSTLLNTEYVLDR; this comes from the exons ATGGCAACGGCGCGATTCTTCTCTCTCCCAGACTCCGTCAAACAACTATCTGATTCCGGCGCCCTCTCCTCCGTCCCTACCCACTATGCCTGTCGAGATCCCGACGCTCCCTCCGACGTCGATCCCACCCTCGAGGGGCAAATCCCCACGATCGATCTCTCCGTGCTGACCGAAGGAGATCCCGCCCGACGCTCGCAGATGGTGCGGCAGCTCGGCCGGGCCTGCGAGGAGTGGGGCTTCTTCGTG GTTGTGAATCATGGCGTGCCGGAGACGGTGAGGGAGGCGATGCTGACTGCCGCCCAGGGGTTATTCgacttggaggaggaggagaaggcggaGCATTCGGGGAAGCATGTCATGGATCCCATCAGGTACGGCACCAGCTTCAACTCGAAGGTTGACGACCTTGGCTATTGGAGGGACTACTTCAAGATAGTTGTGCACCCCGCGTTTCATTCTCCGGCGAAGCCTCTCGGTTTCAG GGAGGCTTTGGGGCAGTACGCGGCTTGCACGAGGGTTGTGGGTATGGAACTACTCAGAGGCATGTGGGAGAGCCTGGAACTCGACGAGGGCTACATGAACAACGCCTTGGACCTCGACGCATGCTTCCAGGTCTGTGCGGTCAACCTCTACCCTCCCTGTCCTCAGCCGGAGCTGGCCATGGGTCTTCCTCCCCACTCCGACCACAGCCTTCTCACGCTCCTCCACCAGAACGGCGTCGACGGCCTGCAAGTCAAGCATGGCAGCAAATGGGTTCATGTCAAGCCCCCACCCAACTCCTTCCTCGTCAACACTGGCGATCAGATGGAG GTACAAGAGCGTGCTGCACCGGGCCGTCATCAATGGCCGAAGCACGAGGATGTCGATCGCTACCGTGGTGGCTCCTTCGCTGGACACGGTGGTGGAACCAGTCGCCCAACTGGTGAGCCCCGAGAGGCCAGCCATGTACAGAGGAGTGAGATACAGGGAGTACCTCGAGCACCAACAGCGGAACAAGCTCTGGGAGAAGTCAGCCCTCGACCATCTGAGAGTGCAATGATTGCTTATTGGTCTCCGGTGATAGAAGATGATGAGCAGAGTACTCTGCTCAACACCGAGTATGTTCTTGACAGATAA
- the LOC135593130 gene encoding 2-oxoglutarate-dependent dioxygenase 19-like isoform X2, producing MATARFFSLPDSVKQLSDSGALSSVPTHYACRDPDAPSDVDPTLEGQIPTIDLSVLTEGDPARRSQMVRQLGRACEEWGFFVVVNHGVPETVREAMLTAAQGLFDLEEEEKAEHSGKHVMDPIRYGTSFNSKVDDLGYWRDYFKIVVHPAFHSPAKPLGFREALGQYAACTRVVGMELLRGMWESLELDEGYMNNALDLDACFQVCAVNLYPPCPQPELAMGLPPHSDHSLLTLLHQNGVDGLQVKHGSKWVHVKPPPNSFLVNTGDQMEIVTNGRYKSVLHRAVINGRSTRMSIATVVAPSLDTVVEPVAQLVSPERPAMYRGVRYREYLEHQQRNKLWEKSALDHLRVQ from the exons ATGGCAACGGCGCGATTCTTCTCTCTCCCAGACTCCGTCAAACAACTATCTGATTCCGGCGCCCTCTCCTCCGTCCCTACCCACTATGCCTGTCGAGATCCCGACGCTCCCTCCGACGTCGATCCCACCCTCGAGGGGCAAATCCCCACGATCGATCTCTCCGTGCTGACCGAAGGAGATCCCGCCCGACGCTCGCAGATGGTGCGGCAGCTCGGCCGGGCCTGCGAGGAGTGGGGCTTCTTCGTG GTTGTGAATCATGGCGTGCCGGAGACGGTGAGGGAGGCGATGCTGACTGCCGCCCAGGGGTTATTCgacttggaggaggaggagaaggcggaGCATTCGGGGAAGCATGTCATGGATCCCATCAGGTACGGCACCAGCTTCAACTCGAAGGTTGACGACCTTGGCTATTGGAGGGACTACTTCAAGATAGTTGTGCACCCCGCGTTTCATTCTCCGGCGAAGCCTCTCGGTTTCAG GGAGGCTTTGGGGCAGTACGCGGCTTGCACGAGGGTTGTGGGTATGGAACTACTCAGAGGCATGTGGGAGAGCCTGGAACTCGACGAGGGCTACATGAACAACGCCTTGGACCTCGACGCATGCTTCCAGGTCTGTGCGGTCAACCTCTACCCTCCCTGTCCTCAGCCGGAGCTGGCCATGGGTCTTCCTCCCCACTCCGACCACAGCCTTCTCACGCTCCTCCACCAGAACGGCGTCGACGGCCTGCAAGTCAAGCATGGCAGCAAATGGGTTCATGTCAAGCCCCCACCCAACTCCTTCCTCGTCAACACTGGCGATCAGATGGAG ATTGTCACCAATGGCAGGTACAAGAGCGTGCTGCACCGGGCCGTCATCAATGGCCGAAGCACGAGGATGTCGATCGCTACCGTGGTGGCTCCTTCGCTGGACACGGTGGTGGAACCAGTCGCCCAACTGGTGAGCCCCGAGAGGCCAGCCATGTACAGAGGAGTGAGATACAGGGAGTACCTCGAGCACCAACAGCGGAACAAGCTCTGGGAGAAGTCAGCCCTCGACCATCTGAGAGTGCAATGA